One region of Leishmania panamensis strain MHOM/PA/94/PSC-1 chromosome 28 sequence genomic DNA includes:
- a CDS encoding 40S ribosomal protein S17, putative (TriTrypDB/GeneDB-style sysID: LpmP.28.2710) yields the protein MGKIRTKTVKRASRQVVEKYYSKLNFDFYQNKRLVMDVTIAQSKKLKNKIAGYATHIMKRLARGPVRGISLKLQEEERERRMDHAPATSDVDKVIQSGVSVDKKTMQMLQRLEIGVPRRVKRADATVTKLKVAPRRRPQKSTK from the coding sequence ATGGGCAAAATCCGCACCAAGACCGTGAAGCGTGCCTCCCGccaggtggtggagaagtACTACTCGAAGCTGAACTTCGACTTCTACCAGAACAAGCGCCTCGTCATGGACGTGACGATTGCTCAGTCTAAGAAGCTGAAGAACAAGATCGCCGGGTACGCGACTCACATCATGAAGCGCCTGGCCCGCGGCCCCGTGCGCGGCATCTCGctgaagctgcaggaggaggagcgcgagcgccGCATGGACCACGCGCCCGCGACGTCCGATGTGGACAAGGTGATCCAGTCAGGCGTGAGCGTGGACAAGAAGACGATGcagatgctgcagcgcctggaGATCGGCGTGCCGCGCCGTGTGAAGCGTGCTGATGCCACCGTGACGAAGCTGAAGGtggcaccgcgccgccgcccgcagAAGAGCACCAAGTAG
- a CDS encoding hypothetical protein (TriTrypDB/GeneDB-style sysID: LpmP.28.2700), producing MAGKTVRALHLEGGQLFEAGCFAEAARVFRGAVDRFQADRLSTKLAVEEFVKVAGNLCVCYHSAGDWHECVKAARELLAIYPIIPKAYATIGMCIVSRLLEQEAEQQAADAQSSSRMPPRSGEEVRRDARRYFVKLSDVVCTADDAHKYLCRAILLSEGALQVSVGPYVETAVRWVSEQLLSAGLSLEREYGDQVIGELSVLEESVCDAPPLLDLAPVQIERHSIGVVDATDMSSAGADGTVPEGHRVEGLPETEAGLILHAIQEGQRAAWGEAADLSSPDSSSLVAENDAAGKSTTSNPSSSIIGNTSSSGSHAPVTPPLEYFLSRRRTRVRVCHSERGGIPRGLTLARASEPFAVGQHILPVPPADLPAAAIRGAPSAARAAPLLFSTQEELVSLHVDPASLSNAESALSLTALSSSLAQTGGGGGAGLSMGGLATAELPPFLTCNACGRELNPVHLSDASPTGCPTCHGVVYCSAACAVVYRDRHDRHECALRLALQRRAAALAAMQPSTDAETLLPFGDVLAGGGWNVLDLHRRVLPLCITVYSGLRSNAPSAVEVRAQVQRGVQRRLRHALPVEVADTLAVWVNVLESTVAAPASTTGTTWSVPLLQDGENERCGDQRHNDLADAATTTSCAAAAEEPCLADHLLAIFFMVRLLAVNHAESRCSTFYMERLLLRHSCEPNCIWSDTLRGILTARFICKGEELTMALDDCFPQHWPWQIRQKWFVHHHGVPCQCARCLREGANLNHGRGMLSNEVIEQLLTADVMGHPCPTPAHKNPTQLFHLQLQKLVEESKSPQQRNVPALLCRLDEMRAEVGKYVLSSHYLLEDIRLAMLNAAETEGHLAGCVLEAQRSLLFWESHWTGAIPAKSQRLRLLPSVFDCGRRRRLHVHQQRRRPRHVGPPVATAATSAEQPHDGSSEQREGPSPPLPVPTPTEVQHGSSGADFPAALSFRVGGAGYGDHEASKARGASDAATTAAAALRMPAPLIATKDFSSGRNIIDLFYGSYQTWYM from the coding sequence ATGGCAGGCAAGACGGTACGTGCGCTGCACCTGGAGGGCGGCCAGCTCTTTGAGGCCGGGTGTTTTGCTGAGGCCGCGCGGGTGTTCCGCGGCGCCGTGGATCGCTTCCAGGCTGATCGGCTCTCGACAAAGCTCGCTGTGGAGGAGTTCGTCAAGGTTGCCGGCAACTTGTGCGTTTGTTACCACTCAGCGGGTGACTGGCACGAGTGCGTCAAGGCAGCTCGCGAGCTACTCGCCATCTACCCGATTATCCCCAAGGCGTACGCCACGATAGGAATGTGCATTGTGAGTCGGTTGCTAGAGcaggaggcagagcagcaggcggcggaCGCGCAAAGCAGCTCGAGGATGCCGCCGCGGTcaggcgaggaggtgcgccgtgATGCACGGCGGTACTTCGTGAAGCTGAGCGATGTGGTGTGTACAGCTGACGACGCCCACAAGTACCTGTGCCGTGCGATTCTCTTGTCTGAAGGGGCGCTGCAGGTGTCTGTGGGCCCCTACGTGGAGACAGCTGTGCGGTGGGTgagcgagcagctgctgtcggcTGGTCTCTCTTTAGAGCGTGAGTATGGCGACCAGGTAATCGGTGAGCTGAGCgtgctggaggagagcgTTTGCGATGCGCCGCCGCTACTGGATTTAGCACCGGTGCAAATTGAGCGTCACTCCATTGGTGTCGTAGACGCCACTGAcatgagcagcgccggcgctgaTGGCACTGTACCTGAGGGCCACCGCGTCGAGGGACTTCCTGAGACTGAGGCGGGGTTGATTCTGCACGCCATTCAGGAAGGCCAGCGTGCCGCATGGGGCGAGGCGGCTGATTTGTCATCGCCTGACTCGTCGTCGCTTGTTGCGGAGAACGATGCTGCCGGCAAGTCCACCACCTCGaaccccagcagcagcatcattggtaacacgagcagcagcggcagccatgCCCCGgtgacaccgccgctggAGTACTTTCTGTCACGgcggcgcacacgcgtgcgtgtgtgtcactCCGAGAGGGGTGGAATTCCTCGTGGCCTCACCCTTGCCCGCGCATCGGAGCCGTTTGCTGTCGGTCAGCACATACTACCCGTACCGCCTGCGGACCTCCCAGCTGCGGCTATTCGTGGagcgccgtcagcagcgcgagcggcgccgctgctgttctctACCCAAGAAGAACTAGTATCTCTGCATGTCGACCCCGCTAGCCTTTCTAACGCGGAGAGCGCCTTGTCGTTGACTGCCCTGTCGTCTTCGCTCGCGCagaccggcggcggcggcggcgctggactCTCGATGGGGGGTCTGGCCACTGCGGAATTGCCGCCGTTTCTCACGTGCAACGCGTGTGGCAGAGAGCTGAACCCAGTGCACCTTTCTGATGCCTCGCCCACCGGTTGCCCCACGTGCCACGGCGTCGTGTACTGCAGTGCGGCGTGCGCGGTGGTTTACCGAGATCGCCATGACCGACACGAGTGCGCACTTCgtctggcgctgcagcggcgtgcagcggcgctggctgCTATGCAGCCATCCACCGACGCCGAGACCCTGCTGCCCTTCGGCGACGTTCTCGCCGGCGGCGGGTGGAACGTGCTAGACCTGCATCGCCGCGTTCTGCCGCTCTGCATCACGGTATACAGCGGTCTACGGAGCAACGCGCCTAGCGCGGTGGAGGTGCGGGCGCAGGTTCAGCGtggggtgcagcggcgccttcGTCATGCGCTGCCGGTTGAGGTTGCCGATACTCTTGCCGTGTGGGTGAACGTGCTGGAGTCTACCGTGGCGGCACCAGCGTCGACGACTGGTACCACATGGTCAGTTCCACTGCTGCAAGACGGGGAGAACGAGCGATGCGGTGACCAACGGCATAACGACCTCGCTGATGCAGCCACGACCACCtcttgtgctgccgctgccgaggagcCGTGCCTTGCGGACCATCTCCTCGCAATTTTCTTCATGGTGCGACTCCTTGCCGTCAACCACGCTgagagccgctgcagcaccttctaCATGGAGCGGCTCCTTCTCCGGCACTCCTGCGAGCCAAATTGCATTTGGTCCGACACACTACGCGGCATCCTCACAGCCCGCTTCATCTGCAAGGGCGAGGAGCTGACCATGGCACTCGACGACTGCTTCCCGCAGCACTGGCCGTGGCAAATTCGGCAGAAGTGGTTCGTGCATCATCATGGGGTACCTTGCCAGTGCGCCCGGTGCCTGCGCGAAGGGGCCAACCTGAACCACGGGCGTGGCATGCTCTCGAATGAAGTGATTGAGCAGCTCCTGACGGCGGACGTCATGGGCCACCCGTGCCCGACACCGGCGCACAAAAACCCCACGCAGCTCTTTCACCTCCAGCTTCAAAAACTGGTCGAGGAGAGTAAGtccccacagcagcgcaatgtgcctgcgctgctgtgccgccttGATGAGATGCGTGCCGAGGTGGGCAAGTACGTGTTGTCGTCGCATTATCTGCTCGAGGACATTCGGCTCGCCATGCTGAACGCGGCAGAGACGGAGGGTCACCTTGCCGGGTGCGTCCTCGAAGCACAGCGCAGCCTCTTGTTCTGGGAGTCGCACTGGACGGGCGCGATTCCTGCGAAgtcgcagcggctgcggctgcttccaAGCGTCTTTGACTgcggacggcggcgcagactTCAtgtgcatcagcagcgccgccgtccgcGTCACGTAGGACCACCAGTGGCCACTGCAGCTACCTCTGCCGAGCAGCCGCACGATGGCTCAtcagagcagagagagggtccctcgccgccgctgccggtccCAACGCCTACGGAGGTCCAGCACGGCAGTAGCGGTGCTGACTTTCCCGCCGCACTTTCTTTCCGCGTGGGAGGGGCGGGTTATGGCGATCACGAGGCGAGCAAGGCTAGGGGTGCATCCgatgctgccaccaccgccgctgcggcactaCGCATGCCGGCGCCTCTCATTGCCACGAAGGACTTTTCCTCTGGCCGCAACATCATCGATCTTTTCTACGGTTCCTACCAGACGTGGTACATGTGA
- a CDS encoding hypothetical protein (TriTrypDB/GeneDB-style sysID: LpmP.28.2730), with protein sequence MHDDHLRSFRRYSRVFPTTAYARHTPRVGCSVATDARSIPCTSPSNAANRTSSVKILALLCSKVSPHSFNADTTPEKCSTLLALAQPLAVPRKRAREECVDDGDASASTQSSTVLPEPPCRFEGKRKGSHSDGLSAPSESSDPPTAVASSAAVELEAEARAIVTNAAEGSAAAAASCDTAEPAPTATLYVRVQYDKSLITTLPIEVMRAQHPQVLIDYLLAMSVWA encoded by the coding sequence ATGCACGACGATCACCTGCGCAGCTTCCGCCGCTACAGCCGGGTCTTTCCAACCACAGCGTACGCGCGCCACACGCCGCGAGTCGGCTGCTCTGTGGCAACGGATGCACGGTCTATCCCTTGTACCTCACCGTCAAACGCCGCGAACCGGACAAGCTCTGTGAAGAtattggcgctgctgtgctccaAGGTGTCGCCGCACTCCTTCAATGCTGACACAACACCCGAGAAGTGCTCAACATTGCTGGCGTTGGCGCAGCCGCTCGCGGTGCCGCGCAAGCGCGCACGTGAGGAGTGTGTCGACGACGGAGACGCGTCTGCTTCGACACAGTCCTCTACCGTCTTGCCAGAGCCGCCGTGTAGGTTCGAAGGGAAGCGGAAGGGGTCACATTCCGATGGCTTATCTGCACCGTCGGAGTCGAGCGACCCACCGACGGCGGTTGCGTcaagcgctgctgtcgagctagaggcggaggcgcgcgCCATCGTGACCAATGCTGCCGAAGgaagcgctgccgcagctgcctcctGTGACACCGCCGAGCCAGCGCCGACTGCCACCCTCTACGTGCGGGTGCAGTACGACAAGTCCCTCATCACAACGCTACCCATTGAGGTGATGCGAGCGCAGCACCCGCAGGTGCTCATCGACTATCTCCTCGCCATGTCTGTTTGGGCGTAG